A single window of Paracoccus albus DNA harbors:
- the trmD gene encoding tRNA (guanosine(37)-N1)-methyltransferase TrmD — MNTPPKSHGRLSIQASARPRELMSAHQAAGAWTANVITLFPEAFPGILGLSLTGKALKDGLWNLRTIPLREYGIGKHRNVDDTPAGGGAGMVIRPDVMDAALHQAGGRLPVIYLSPRGKPLTQARARALAEGPGATLICGRFEGVDQRVLDAHAIEEVSIGDYVLTGGELAAQVLIDATVRLIPRVVGNQASLAEESFSEGLLEHPQYTRPAEWEGRRIPDVIMSGNHAAIAAWRREQAERLTKQRRPDLWRAFQDRETGADMDPTKDRQLSGASNQAGGYPAHDKDEQR; from the coding sequence ATGAACACGCCTCCGAAATCGCATGGCCGGCTGTCGATTCAGGCATCTGCGCGACCGCGCGAATTGATGTCGGCGCATCAGGCTGCGGGCGCGTGGACGGCAAATGTGATCACACTGTTCCCAGAGGCTTTTCCCGGCATTCTGGGCCTGTCGCTGACCGGCAAGGCGCTGAAAGACGGGCTGTGGAACCTGCGCACCATACCCCTGCGCGAATATGGCATCGGCAAGCATCGCAATGTCGATGATACACCCGCAGGCGGCGGCGCGGGCATGGTCATCCGTCCGGATGTGATGGATGCGGCGCTGCATCAAGCCGGGGGGCGCTTGCCCGTGATCTACCTGTCGCCGCGCGGCAAACCGCTGACACAGGCCCGCGCAAGGGCGCTTGCGGAAGGGCCCGGCGCCACGCTGATCTGCGGGCGTTTCGAAGGTGTCGATCAGCGTGTGCTGGATGCCCACGCGATCGAAGAGGTCAGCATTGGCGACTATGTCCTGACCGGAGGAGAGCTTGCCGCTCAGGTCTTGATTGACGCGACGGTTCGGCTTATACCGCGCGTCGTTGGGAATCAGGCGTCGCTGGCCGAGGAATCCTTTTCCGAAGGCTTGCTTGAGCACCCGCAATATACTCGCCCCGCCGAGTGGGAAGGCCGCAGGATACCGGATGTCATCATGTCCGGCAATCACGCGGCCATTGCTGCTTGGAGGCGCGAACAGGCCGAAAGGCTGACAAAGCAACGCCGCCCCGACCTGTGGCGGGCATTTCAGGACCGGGAAACCGGCGCTGACATGGACCCGACAAAGGACCGACAGCTCTCGGGCGCATCAAACCAAGCAGGGGGCTACCCTGCGCATGACAAGGATGAACAGCGATGA
- the rplS gene encoding 50S ribosomal protein L19 codes for MNLIAELEAEQIAELGKDIPDFKAGDTVRVGYKVTEGTRTRVQNYEGVCIARKGGNGIGASFTVRKISFGEGVERVFPLFSTNIDSITVVRRGRVRRAKLYYLRDRRGKSARIAEVTNYKPKADKADAKA; via the coding sequence ATGAACCTGATCGCAGAGCTCGAAGCAGAGCAGATTGCCGAACTCGGCAAGGATATTCCGGATTTCAAGGCCGGCGACACCGTTCGCGTCGGCTATAAAGTGACCGAAGGCACGCGCACCCGTGTGCAGAACTATGAAGGCGTCTGCATCGCCCGCAAAGGCGGCAATGGCATCGGCGCATCCTTCACGGTTCGCAAGATTTCCTTCGGTGAGGGCGTGGAGCGTGTGTTCCCGCTGTTCTCGACCAATATCGATTCCATCACCGTGGTCCGCCGTGGCCGCGTCCGCCGCGCCAAGCTGTACTATCTGCGCGATCGTCGCGGTAAGTCGGCCCGTATCGCCGAAGTCACCAACTACAAGCCGAAGGCCGACAAGGCCGACGCCAAGGCCTGA
- the rpmE gene encoding 50S ribosomal protein L31, which translates to MKKDIHPDYHMIEVKMTDGTTYQVRSTWGAEGDTMSLDIDPTSHPAWTGGNARLMDAGGRVSKFKNKYAGLGF; encoded by the coding sequence ATGAAAAAAGACATCCATCCCGATTACCACATGATCGAAGTCAAGATGACCGACGGCACCACCTATCAGGTCCGTTCGACCTGGGGTGCGGAAGGCGACACCATGTCGCTGGACATCGACCCGACCTCGCACCCCGCATGGACCGGCGGCAACGCCCGCCTGATGGACGCCGGCGGCCGTGTGTCGAAGTTCAAGAACAAATATGCCGGTCTGGGCTTCTGA
- a CDS encoding VOC family protein — MQGMNAVGWFDIFVDDLDRAARFYQTVLDCKLEPLPDPGGESQMLSFPADMSVYGAGGALSKSSRASPGVGGTIVYFSADDCAVEEGRVQAAGGKVLRPKFSIGEFGFVSLCMDTEGNMFGISSMK, encoded by the coding sequence ATGCAGGGAATGAATGCCGTCGGTTGGTTCGATATTTTCGTGGATGATCTGGATCGCGCGGCGAGGTTTTACCAGACGGTCCTGGATTGCAAGCTAGAGCCACTTCCCGATCCGGGAGGGGAAAGTCAGATGCTCAGCTTTCCGGCGGATATGAGCGTCTATGGCGCGGGTGGGGCATTGTCCAAATCCAGCCGCGCTTCACCGGGTGTTGGTGGCACGATCGTCTATTTCTCGGCCGATGACTGCGCGGTCGAGGAAGGCCGCGTCCAGGCAGCGGGCGGGAAGGTTCTAAGACCGAAATTCTCTATCGGGGAATTTGGCTTCGTCTCGCTGTGTATGGACACCGAAGGGAACATGTTCGGCATCAGCTCTATGAAGTGA
- a CDS encoding AraC family transcriptional regulator: protein MYDPKGNGRDKAAETVRFAEAAPPPHLRHIVHRFLEIRTSTPLREDYRFHALPDACTYAVFDQINPKIAGITCLNATSEEFNLGREFHFVNIRFYPGVWHRSVEPTSYGQVKTAYQGQLSLTQTNKRLRTGDFKAKQDMLVGFVEALTRSGHVVENRIAERILHHIDEIHSVADMADLCALSSRQLQRVLKQTTGFRPHDFLKILRLQLSLRDEPSLSYADQSHFIHSFRNATGYTPGRYARKFDV, encoded by the coding sequence ATGTACGACCCAAAGGGAAATGGCCGGGACAAAGCAGCCGAGACGGTCCGTTTCGCAGAGGCCGCACCACCACCGCACCTGCGCCATATCGTGCACCGGTTTCTGGAAATCCGCACAAGCACGCCCTTGCGGGAAGACTATCGCTTTCACGCGCTGCCCGACGCCTGCACATATGCGGTCTTCGACCAGATCAACCCGAAAATCGCCGGTATAACTTGCCTGAATGCGACTTCAGAGGAGTTCAACCTTGGCCGCGAGTTCCATTTTGTGAATATCCGCTTCTACCCTGGTGTCTGGCACCGTTCGGTCGAGCCGACCTCATACGGGCAGGTTAAGACAGCGTATCAAGGCCAGCTGTCGCTGACCCAAACGAACAAGCGACTGCGAACGGGCGATTTTAAGGCAAAACAGGATATGCTTGTCGGCTTTGTCGAAGCCCTGACGCGATCCGGGCACGTTGTGGAAAACCGGATCGCCGAAAGGATCCTGCATCATATCGACGAGATTCACTCTGTCGCGGATATGGCCGACCTTTGCGCCCTGTCATCGCGGCAGCTTCAGCGGGTCCTCAAGCAGACGACAGGCTTTAGGCCCCATGACTTCCTGAAGATCCTGCGGCTTCAGCTTTCCCTGCGGGACGAGCCATCGCTTTCCTACGCTGATCAATCGCATTTCATCCACTCTTTCCGCAATGCGACTGGATATACCCCCGGTCGTTATGCGCGGAAGTTCGATGTCTGA
- a CDS encoding division plane positioning ATPase MipZ, whose translation MAHIIVVGNEKGGSGKSTTSMHLATALARMGHRVAALDLDIRQRSFGRYLENRIHFSGDKGLNLPTPTLGTIDAKSPNDTDPLSEAMAGLEPDHDFILIDCPGSHTRLAQMAHMLADTLITPMNDSFIDFDLLARMSPDGKVLGPSIYAEMVWSARQGRQAAGAGPIDWVVLRNRLGSQQMHNKRKVGTALTQLSKRIGFRVAPGFAERVIFRELFPRGLTLLDLKDIGTEQLSMSNIAARQELRELVTTLNLPGVKVDF comes from the coding sequence ATGGCGCATATCATCGTCGTCGGCAACGAAAAGGGCGGGTCGGGGAAATCCACGACCTCAATGCATTTGGCGACGGCGCTTGCACGGATGGGGCACCGGGTCGCGGCGCTCGATCTGGATATCCGGCAGCGCAGTTTTGGCCGCTATCTGGAAAATCGTATCCATTTCTCGGGTGATAAAGGGCTGAATCTTCCGACGCCGACACTTGGCACGATTGATGCGAAATCGCCCAATGACACCGACCCGCTTTCAGAAGCGATGGCCGGGCTGGAGCCGGATCACGATTTTATCCTGATCGACTGTCCCGGTTCGCATACGCGGCTGGCGCAGATGGCGCATATGCTGGCCGATACGCTGATCACACCGATGAATGACAGTTTCATCGATTTTGACCTGCTGGCGCGGATGTCGCCTGACGGCAAGGTGCTGGGGCCTTCGATCTATGCCGAAATGGTCTGGTCTGCGCGACAGGGCCGGCAGGCGGCGGGTGCGGGGCCGATTGACTGGGTCGTACTACGCAACCGCCTTGGCTCTCAGCAGATGCACAACAAGCGCAAGGTCGGCACGGCGCTGACCCAGTTATCGAAGCGTATCGGGTTCCGCGTCGCCCCCGGCTTTGCCGAACGCGTCATTTTCCGAGAGCTGTTTCCGCGTGGGCTGACGCTGCTGGATCTGAAGGATATCGGAACCGAGCAGCTGAGCATGTCCAACATCGCCGCCAGGCAGGAACTGCGCGAACTTGTCACTACGCTGAACCTGCCGGGTGTGAAGGTAGATTTCTGA
- the purD gene encoding phosphoribosylamine--glycine ligase, which produces MNILILGGGGREHALAWAIRQNPKCDRLIVAPGNPGIADVAECADLDILSRSDVCDFAQENAIDLVVIGPEAPLAAGVADALRAAGLLVFGPSQAAAQLEASKGFTKEICDACAAPTAAWARFSDASAARDYVTRLGAPIVVKADGLAAGKGVVVAETVGQAHEAIEMIFDGAFGDAGAEVVIEEFMEGEEASFFVLSDGVNCLPIGTAQDHKRVGEGDTGPNTGGMGAYSPAPVLSDAIQAQVMDQIIRPTVAEMAARGTPFQGVLYAGLMIQNGQARLVEYNVRFGDPECQVLMIRLGAQALDLIHACAEGRLNEVTVNWADDHALTVVMATQGYPGSYPKGSAIRGLDDLPEDSFQMVFHAGTTEKDGGIIATGGRVLAATGRGDSLAEARERAYALVEGIDWPEGFHRRDIGWRAL; this is translated from the coding sequence ATGAATATCCTGATCCTCGGCGGCGGCGGGCGCGAACATGCGCTTGCGTGGGCAATCCGGCAGAACCCGAAATGCGACCGCCTGATCGTCGCGCCCGGAAATCCCGGTATTGCCGATGTGGCGGAATGTGCCGATCTGGACATTCTGTCCCGCTCTGACGTCTGCGATTTTGCTCAGGAAAATGCGATTGATCTGGTGGTGATCGGGCCAGAGGCCCCGCTTGCCGCAGGCGTAGCTGACGCTTTGCGGGCGGCCGGATTGCTGGTGTTCGGACCCTCGCAGGCGGCTGCTCAGCTGGAGGCATCCAAGGGCTTCACCAAAGAAATCTGCGATGCCTGCGCGGCCCCGACCGCCGCCTGGGCCCGGTTTTCGGATGCGAGCGCTGCGCGCGATTATGTCACCAGGCTGGGCGCGCCGATTGTCGTGAAGGCTGACGGGCTGGCTGCGGGCAAGGGTGTGGTCGTTGCCGAAACCGTCGGGCAGGCGCATGAGGCGATCGAAATGATCTTTGACGGTGCCTTCGGCGATGCGGGCGCAGAAGTCGTCATTGAGGAGTTCATGGAAGGCGAGGAGGCCAGCTTCTTCGTGCTGTCAGACGGCGTGAATTGTCTGCCCATCGGCACCGCACAGGACCACAAGCGCGTCGGCGAAGGCGATACCGGGCCGAATACCGGCGGCATGGGGGCCTATTCGCCCGCGCCGGTGCTGAGCGACGCCATTCAGGCGCAGGTCATGGACCAGATTATCCGCCCGACCGTGGCCGAAATGGCAGCGCGCGGGACCCCGTTCCAGGGCGTGCTTTATGCCGGGCTGATGATACAGAACGGGCAGGCACGGCTGGTCGAATATAATGTCCGCTTTGGCGATCCCGAATGTCAGGTGCTGATGATCCGGCTTGGCGCTCAGGCGCTTGATCTGATCCATGCCTGTGCCGAGGGGCGCTTGAACGAGGTCACAGTCAACTGGGCCGACGATCATGCGCTGACTGTGGTGATGGCGACGCAAGGCTATCCCGGCAGTTATCCGAAAGGCAGCGCAATCCGTGGGCTGGATGATTTGCCCGAGGATAGCTTTCAGATGGTTTTCCACGCAGGCACGACAGAGAAAGACGGCGGGATCATCGCCACCGGCGGCCGCGTTCTGGCGGCGACAGGAAGGGGTGACAGTCTTGCCGAGGCGCGAGAGCGGGCCTATGCGCTTGTCGAAGGCATTGACTGGCCCGAAGGCTTTCACCGCCGTGATATCGGTTGGCGGGCATTATAA
- the xseA gene encoding exodeoxyribonuclease VII large subunit, with the protein MSDLFEDRDCNPKSNNPPLSVSEISGAVKRVIEGEFGRVRVRGEIGRVSMPRSGHVYFDLKDDRAVIAAVSWKGQVARLSQKPEEGMEVIATGKLTTFPGQSKYQLIVDDLEPAGAGALMAMLEKRRKALAAEGLFDAERKKPLPYLPRVIGVVTSPSGAVIRDILHRLRDRFPSHVLIWPVAVQGAASAGEVAAGIRGFNALPKDGPIPRPDLLIVARGGGSIEDLWGFNEEIVVRAAAESEIPLISAVGHETDTTLIDFAADRRAPTPTAAAEIAVPVRRELGLQLQQARLRMGQAMAQRHERSAQRLVDLGRALGRPQALTEGARQRLDFRGGALEPALRNLTHRRRDRLTGLRLTPAMLLRQTERASTALDNLIRHFGTAGKTGNGRRKDRFDALSQRLVNGRARVLSDARRDAAKGRENLIPLGARLNAAFARGVSRRGEALERLDRMRVSLGYTQTLERGFAVIRDEAGHVLTKAADATQANRMEIEFADGKLPVRNDRDPQGSLF; encoded by the coding sequence ATGTCTGACCTTTTCGAAGACCGCGACTGTAATCCCAAAAGCAACAACCCGCCCCTATCAGTTTCGGAAATTTCCGGTGCAGTGAAACGCGTCATTGAGGGCGAATTCGGTCGTGTTCGTGTGCGCGGAGAGATTGGGCGGGTATCAATGCCACGCTCGGGCCATGTCTATTTCGACCTGAAGGATGACCGTGCCGTGATTGCAGCGGTCAGTTGGAAGGGTCAGGTCGCCCGCCTCAGCCAGAAGCCGGAAGAGGGGATGGAGGTCATCGCCACCGGCAAGCTGACCACCTTCCCCGGCCAGTCGAAATATCAGCTTATCGTGGACGATCTGGAACCGGCTGGTGCTGGTGCGCTGATGGCGATGCTGGAAAAGCGGCGCAAGGCATTGGCCGCGGAAGGCCTGTTTGATGCTGAACGCAAGAAGCCCCTGCCCTATCTGCCGCGTGTGATCGGCGTTGTCACCTCGCCTTCGGGTGCCGTCATCCGCGATATTCTGCACCGCCTGCGCGACCGCTTTCCCAGCCATGTGCTGATCTGGCCCGTCGCAGTTCAGGGTGCAGCTTCGGCGGGAGAGGTCGCGGCAGGTATACGCGGCTTCAACGCTTTACCCAAGGATGGCCCGATCCCAAGACCTGATCTGCTGATCGTGGCGCGGGGCGGCGGTTCGATTGAGGATTTGTGGGGTTTCAACGAAGAAATCGTGGTCCGCGCCGCCGCCGAAAGCGAAATTCCCCTGATCTCAGCCGTTGGTCATGAAACCGACACCACGCTGATCGACTTCGCCGCCGACCGCCGTGCGCCGACCCCCACCGCCGCTGCCGAAATCGCCGTGCCGGTGCGGCGCGAGCTTGGGCTGCAATTGCAGCAGGCACGGCTGCGCATGGGACAGGCGATGGCACAGCGGCACGAACGTTCGGCCCAGCGGCTGGTGGATCTGGGCCGCGCACTTGGCCGTCCGCAGGCGCTGACCGAAGGCGCGCGCCAACGGCTGGATTTCCGTGGCGGTGCGCTTGAACCCGCCCTTCGCAACCTGACCCATCGCCGCCGCGACAGGCTGACCGGTCTGCGCCTTACCCCGGCAATGCTGCTACGCCAGACAGAGCGGGCGAGCACCGCATTGGATAACCTCATCCGCCATTTCGGCACCGCAGGAAAAACCGGCAATGGCAGGCGCAAGGATAGGTTTGACGCCCTGTCGCAGCGCCTCGTCAATGGTCGCGCACGCGTTCTGTCGGACGCAAGGCGCGACGCGGCGAAGGGGCGCGAAAACCTGATCCCGCTTGGCGCGCGCCTGAACGCGGCCTTTGCTCGTGGAGTTTCCCGCCGGGGTGAGGCTTTGGAGCGTCTTGACCGGATGCGCGTCTCGCTTGGCTATACCCAAACACTGGAGCGCGGATTTGCCGTGATCCGTGACGAGGCGGGCCATGTGCTGACCAAAGCGGCGGACGCAACGCAAGCGAACCGGATGGAGATCGAATTCGCCGATGGCAAGCTGCCGGTGCGCAATGACCGCGACCCTCAGGGATCTTTGTTCTGA
- the ccoS gene encoding cbb3-type cytochrome oxidase assembly protein CcoS, which translates to MQILFILIPVSLLLGAGGLVAFLWSLKTRQYDDPKGDAERILSDEWDDRPKPPPMDQNKDP; encoded by the coding sequence ATGCAGATATTGTTCATCCTTATCCCGGTATCGCTTTTGCTTGGGGCAGGCGGGCTGGTCGCGTTTTTGTGGTCCCTCAAGACGCGGCAATATGACGACCCAAAGGGCGATGCCGAACGAATCCTGTCAGACGAATGGGATGACCGGCCAAAACCGCCGCCGATGGATCAGAACAAAGATCCCTGA
- a CDS encoding heavy metal translocating P-type ATPase, which translates to MADLSVDRHYDARLSACPACDAAPLAGRIAASAMTGDMILSLPGVHCAVCITDVERALLAEEGVRSARVNLTLRRVSIDAPGRRAEEFIPVLEAIGYEAHELDGAALTSNAADRQGRDILMRIGVAGFAMMNIMILSVAVWSGAEGATRDMFHWISAVIAVPTVIFAGQPFFVSAWRSLRVGRLGMDVPISLALILATAISLFETLQSGHHAYFDAAVMLCFFLLVGRYLDHRSRAIARSAAEELTALEVPRVVLLRDGAEQVVNVAELRPGDVIRIRPGARVAADGEVVNGMSEIDRSLLTGESLPVQAGPGAVLSAGEVNLTGPLDLRVTAAGRDSSLSRLADLVANAEASRGRYASLAERAARAYSPVVHLMALISLLGWLQATGDWRVSLNVAAAVLIITCPCALGLAVPAVVTAASGRLFRRGLLIKEGTALERLAEVDTVVFDKTGTLTMGQPEWVRGDALPDDLRPVALSIAAGSGHPLSRALVQALQADGVAPAAILKIKELPGYGVQAEWQGRNVRLGRADWIGADAPALAAGPVTVLAVEGRDPVPLHFTDALRPGAAECVATLRGQGRRVLMLSGDAKTAVAHAAAALGIDEFRAGMTPQQKEAEIAALTSGGAKVLMVGDGLNDTAALARAHVSISPASGLDAARVASDIVLMGQDLAPVADALTLSGSARRRIKQNFAISIAYNIVAVPFAVAGFATPLMAALAMSLSSITVTLNALRLR; encoded by the coding sequence ATGGCAGATCTCAGCGTAGATCGTCATTATGACGCGCGGCTCAGCGCGTGCCCGGCATGTGATGCGGCACCTCTGGCGGGACGGATCGCCGCTTCCGCCATGACCGGCGATATGATCCTGTCGCTGCCGGGCGTGCATTGCGCGGTCTGCATCACCGATGTCGAGCGCGCATTGCTGGCAGAGGAAGGCGTCAGGTCGGCCCGCGTCAACCTGACCCTGCGCCGCGTCAGCATCGACGCGCCCGGACGCCGCGCCGAGGAGTTCATTCCCGTTCTGGAAGCCATCGGCTATGAGGCGCATGAGCTGGACGGTGCTGCGCTTACCTCCAATGCCGCCGACCGGCAGGGCCGCGACATCCTGATGCGCATCGGGGTCGCCGGTTTTGCGATGATGAATATCATGATCCTTTCGGTTGCCGTCTGGTCGGGTGCCGAGGGCGCGACGCGCGATATGTTCCACTGGATTTCCGCAGTGATTGCCGTGCCAACGGTTATCTTTGCCGGACAGCCTTTCTTCGTCAGCGCCTGGCGCAGCCTGCGCGTCGGAAGGTTGGGCATGGATGTCCCGATCTCTCTGGCGCTTATACTCGCCACGGCGATCTCACTTTTCGAAACGCTGCAATCCGGGCATCACGCTTATTTTGATGCGGCGGTCATGCTGTGCTTCTTTTTGCTGGTCGGGCGATATCTTGACCATCGCAGCCGTGCCATCGCCCGTTCCGCGGCGGAGGAACTCACTGCATTAGAGGTTCCGCGTGTCGTGCTGCTGCGTGACGGGGCAGAGCAGGTGGTGAATGTTGCTGAGCTGCGGCCCGGCGATGTCATCCGTATCCGTCCGGGTGCGCGGGTCGCTGCCGACGGGGAAGTCGTGAACGGCATGTCCGAAATCGACCGCTCGCTTCTGACGGGCGAAAGCCTGCCGGTGCAGGCGGGACCCGGTGCCGTGCTATCTGCGGGAGAAGTCAATCTGACCGGCCCGCTGGATCTGCGCGTGACGGCCGCAGGGCGCGACAGTTCGCTGTCGCGACTGGCCGATCTGGTCGCCAATGCAGAGGCATCGCGCGGACGCTATGCCTCTCTTGCAGAACGTGCGGCCCGCGCTTACTCGCCCGTCGTTCATCTGATGGCGTTGATAAGCCTGCTGGGCTGGCTTCAAGCAACGGGTGACTGGCGCGTTTCACTGAACGTGGCGGCAGCGGTGCTGATCATTACGTGTCCGTGCGCACTTGGTCTTGCGGTTCCAGCCGTTGTCACCGCCGCCTCGGGCCGATTGTTCCGGCGCGGCCTGCTGATAAAGGAAGGCACCGCGTTGGAGCGGCTGGCAGAGGTTGATACGGTTGTCTTCGACAAGACCGGCACCCTGACGATGGGGCAGCCGGAATGGGTCCGCGGCGACGCTCTGCCTGACGATCTGCGCCCGGTTGCGCTGTCGATCGCAGCCGGTTCGGGGCATCCGCTGTCGCGAGCACTTGTTCAGGCTCTGCAGGCCGATGGGGTCGCGCCTGCCGCCATTCTCAAGATTAAAGAGCTGCCGGGATATGGGGTCCAGGCGGAGTGGCAGGGGCGTAACGTCCGGCTTGGCCGCGCCGATTGGATCGGTGCGGACGCGCCGGCACTGGCTGCGGGGCCCGTTACCGTTCTTGCAGTCGAAGGCCGCGACCCCGTGCCACTTCATTTCACCGATGCTTTGCGCCCCGGCGCAGCAGAGTGCGTGGCGACATTGCGCGGGCAGGGCAGACGGGTGCTGATGCTGTCCGGCGATGCAAAGACTGCGGTTGCCCACGCGGCTGCTGCCTTGGGAATAGATGAATTCCGTGCCGGAATGACGCCACAGCAGAAAGAGGCTGAGATTGCCGCCCTGACAAGTGGCGGCGCGAAAGTGCTGATGGTGGGCGACGGGCTGAACGATACGGCGGCACTCGCGCGGGCTCATGTCTCGATTTCACCAGCATCGGGCTTGGATGCGGCGCGGGTCGCATCGGATATCGTGCTGATGGGGCAGGATCTGGCGCCGGTCGCTGATGCGCTGACGCTTTCCGGAAGCGCCCGCCGGAGGATCAAGCAGAATTTTGCGATCTCAATCGCGTATAACATCGTCGCGGTTCCCTTTGCCGTGGCTGGGTTTGCGACACCGCTGATGGCGGCGCTTGCCATGTCGCTCAGCTCGATCACCGTCACGCTCAATGCGCTGAGGCTGCGCTGA
- a CDS encoding FixH family protein, with the protein MPELQLSPLTISLIIVLAVALLFLAPFLLLTGRTPLTGRGMLTVFLSLFGIIIGVNIVMAVTAVRSFPGLEVANSYVASQNFDRERAAQQSLGWRAEPVYENGQLSVKISDAQGLPAPVQALNITVSRPTQKRDDVSPEMRYLSGLWVADLNLQPGAWVVHLQAEAPDGTIFRQRLADYPGSLVKG; encoded by the coding sequence ATGCCCGAGCTTCAGCTTTCGCCACTGACGATCAGTCTGATAATCGTGCTGGCGGTTGCGCTTCTGTTTCTGGCCCCTTTCTTGCTGCTGACCGGGCGCACGCCGCTGACCGGGCGGGGGATGCTGACGGTTTTTCTATCGCTTTTCGGGATCATCATCGGCGTAAATATCGTGATGGCCGTGACCGCAGTGCGTAGCTTTCCCGGGCTGGAGGTGGCGAACTCATATGTTGCCTCGCAGAATTTCGACCGCGAACGTGCCGCACAGCAATCGCTCGGCTGGCGGGCAGAGCCGGTTTACGAAAATGGCCAGCTAAGCGTTAAGATTTCCGATGCACAGGGCCTGCCCGCGCCGGTCCAGGCGTTGAACATCACTGTCAGCCGGCCAACGCAGAAACGCGATGATGTGAGCCCGGAGATGCGCTATCTTTCCGGCCTCTGGGTTGCGGATCTGAATTTGCAGCCCGGTGCCTGGGTCGTGCACCTGCAGGCAGAGGCACCGGACGGCACCATCTTCCGTCAGCGTCTGGCCGATTACCCCGGCAGCCTGGTGAAGGGCTGA